One genomic region from Delphinus delphis chromosome 14, mDelDel1.2, whole genome shotgun sequence encodes:
- the GTF3C6 gene encoding general transcription factor 3C polypeptide 6, with protein MAAVAEEPSRGYWNEEEEKEEEEEEDAEQLVLVELSGIIDSDFLSKCENKCKILGIDTEKPILQVDSYVFAGEYEDTLGTCVIFEENVEHVDAEGNNKTALKYKCHTMKKLSMTRTLLTEKKEGEENIGGVEWLQIKENDFSCRPNMICSFLHENEEDEVVAPDPDKSLELEEQEIQMKDNSNLSYEQEKPPNLDIEDSGPLIDIPSSETEGSVFMETQETALEITPR; from the exons ATGGCGGCGGTGGCCGAGGAGCCAAGTCGGGGATACTGGAacgaggaggaggagaaggaggaggaggaggaggaggacgca GAGCAGTTGGTTCTGGTGGAATTATCAGGAATTATTGATTCAGACTTTCTctcaaaatgtgaaaataaatgcaAGATTTTG GGAATTGATACTGAGAAGCCCATTCTGCAAGTGGACAGCTATGTCTTTGCTGGAGAGTATGAAG ACACTCTTGGGACCTGTGTTATCTTTGAAGAAAATGTTGAACATG TGGATGCAGAAGGCAATAATAAAACAGCGCTAAAATATAAATGCCACACAATGAAGAAGCTCAGCATGACAAGAACTCTTCtgacagaaaagaaggaaggagaagaaaacatag GTGGTGTGGAATGGCTGCAAATCAAGGAAAATGATTTCTCCTGTAGACCCAACAtgatttgtagttttctgcatgaAAATGAAGAGGATGAAGTTGTAGCTCCAGACCCAGATAAATCTTTGGAGTTGGAAGAGCAAGAGATTCAAATGAAAGATAATTCAAACCTGAGTTATGAACAGGAGAAACCACCAAACTTGGATATAGAGGATTCTGGTCCTCTTATTGATATCCCTTCTTCTGAGACAGAAGGCTCTGTTTTTATGGAAACTCAAGAAACTGCCTTAGAAATCACTCCTAGATGA